Proteins co-encoded in one Deinococcus metalli genomic window:
- a CDS encoding tyrosinase family protein codes for MAIGDGVRRNVATLPQEERDRLLAAFLALDTSKVYPDGVTYWDKQEEIHKSGHAGGTDVHSGPAFIPWHRELCNRLEGLLREVDPDLSLHYWDWTTDPHPLLTPQFMGGAGDPAGPPFAAFESTEPGHAFIWRAVQAGAPGIQSDHDIIHASDGQPHPTQFQAFNAALQSAHNTVHGHIGGSIGNAHFSFHDPFVFLLHSNMDRLYATWQTQPGETWRLDPAQVYGLDAASGSLLDNVEPWSGGQGLRPWAPPENQQVPKRYDDLSIIAPPCYDTLASVFAILEVENPAGVINFNDVPEGETAARASVFHVYACGDVTLEVSAAPGAPYSVLSPPSGSLTVHHHPRPYEEVRFWFGFTGTTAGSVAPTGSVTIRCVENNQTFTFTLRGNTIARPTVAVMLALDQSGSMDDFAGTTGARRIQVLREAASQFVDVIQPNNGVGLVRFDTDAYPVTGGPFPGLPVVPIGTGGLFDANRIQARNAVLAHATNPAGATSIGDGVQAARNVLAPLTGFDQKAIIVFTDGLENQPASIASVAGAIDSRTFAIGLGSETQVSTAALRALSNGTGGYLLLTGLLSASLDDHFRLTKYFLQILAGVTNTSVVLDPTGFLAPGDKLRLPFTLTDADIDTTPILLHDLPAIQMRLETPDGDVLDPGIVTGFGGTFAQGEALSYYRLTLPAPVGAGAHGGTWYALLEVDEQDFKKALGRLDNDPVRLRRALAHGVGYSLNVHSFSNLRLDARLEQSSLEPGATLTVRATLREYGIPVARRARVTAHLERPDGSLASLSLAEVEPGLFEVSTVAAVAGLYRVRVVASGYTLRGLPFTREQLLTGAVFQGGDRPVTPGDGGDGHERLCELIACLLGEPGLREFLKKAGMDAKAILRCVEAYCRPTPPHEGSVIR; via the coding sequence ATGGCTATAGGAGATGGAGTTCGCCGCAACGTTGCCACCCTTCCCCAGGAGGAACGCGACCGGCTGCTCGCCGCGTTCCTCGCACTCGACACCAGCAAGGTGTACCCAGACGGCGTGACGTACTGGGACAAGCAGGAGGAGATCCACAAATCTGGTCACGCTGGCGGCACCGACGTTCACAGCGGCCCGGCGTTCATTCCCTGGCACCGGGAGCTGTGCAACCGCCTCGAGGGCCTGCTGCGTGAGGTCGATCCCGATCTCTCGCTGCACTACTGGGACTGGACGACCGACCCGCACCCACTGCTCACGCCCCAGTTCATGGGTGGCGCGGGCGACCCGGCCGGGCCGCCCTTCGCGGCGTTCGAGAGCACCGAGCCGGGTCATGCGTTCATCTGGCGGGCGGTGCAGGCGGGCGCGCCGGGCATCCAGTCCGACCACGACATCATTCACGCGAGCGACGGCCAGCCCCACCCGACCCAGTTCCAGGCCTTCAACGCCGCGCTGCAGAGCGCCCACAACACGGTGCACGGTCACATCGGCGGCTCCATCGGGAACGCGCATTTCTCCTTCCATGATCCCTTCGTGTTCCTGCTGCACTCGAACATGGATCGGCTCTACGCGACGTGGCAGACGCAGCCCGGGGAAACCTGGCGCCTTGATCCCGCGCAGGTCTATGGCCTCGACGCGGCGAGCGGATCGCTGCTCGACAACGTCGAGCCGTGGTCCGGCGGGCAGGGCCTGCGCCCGTGGGCGCCGCCCGAGAACCAGCAGGTGCCGAAGCGCTACGACGACCTGTCCATCATTGCGCCGCCGTGTTACGACACGCTGGCGAGCGTGTTTGCCATCCTCGAGGTCGAGAATCCGGCCGGCGTCATCAACTTCAACGACGTGCCCGAGGGTGAGACGGCCGCCCGCGCCAGCGTGTTCCACGTGTACGCCTGCGGCGACGTGACCCTGGAAGTCTCGGCCGCGCCCGGCGCGCCGTACAGCGTGCTGTCGCCACCGAGCGGCTCCCTCACGGTGCACCACCATCCACGGCCGTACGAGGAGGTCCGCTTCTGGTTCGGCTTCACGGGGACGACGGCCGGCAGCGTGGCGCCGACCGGTTCCGTCACGATCCGCTGCGTGGAGAACAACCAGACCTTCACCTTCACGCTGCGCGGCAACACCATCGCCCGGCCGACCGTGGCGGTCATGCTGGCCCTCGACCAGTCCGGAAGCATGGACGATTTCGCCGGCACGACCGGCGCGCGGCGCATCCAGGTACTGCGCGAGGCCGCGTCGCAGTTCGTGGACGTGATCCAGCCGAACAACGGCGTCGGGCTCGTCCGTTTCGACACCGACGCCTACCCCGTGACCGGTGGCCCCTTCCCGGGCCTGCCGGTCGTTCCGATCGGCACCGGTGGGCTCTTCGACGCCAACCGCATCCAGGCGCGCAACGCGGTGCTGGCGCACGCCACCAATCCCGCCGGGGCCACCTCGATCGGGGACGGCGTGCAGGCCGCGCGGAATGTCCTCGCGCCCCTGACGGGCTTCGACCAGAAGGCGATCATCGTCTTCACAGACGGCCTGGAAAACCAGCCGGCCAGCATCGCCAGTGTGGCGGGCGCCATCGACAGCCGCACGTTTGCCATCGGCCTGGGCAGTGAAACGCAGGTGAGCACGGCGGCGCTCCGCGCGCTGAGCAACGGCACGGGTGGCTACCTGCTGCTCACCGGGCTGCTGAGCGCCAGCCTCGACGACCACTTCCGGCTCACGAAGTATTTCCTGCAGATCCTGGCAGGGGTGACGAACACCAGCGTCGTGCTGGATCCAACCGGCTTCCTCGCGCCGGGCGACAAGCTGCGCCTGCCCTTCACCCTCACGGACGCGGACATCGACACCACGCCGATCCTGCTGCATGACCTGCCGGCCATCCAGATGCGGTTGGAGACCCCCGACGGAGACGTCCTGGATCCTGGCATCGTCACGGGCTTCGGCGGCACCTTTGCGCAGGGCGAGGCGCTGAGCTACTACCGGCTGACCCTGCCCGCGCCGGTCGGTGCTGGTGCCCACGGTGGCACGTGGTATGCGCTGCTCGAGGTCGACGAGCAGGACTTCAAGAAGGCGCTGGGGAGGCTCGACAATGACCCCGTGCGCCTGCGGCGCGCCCTTGCACACGGGGTGGGGTACAGCCTGAACGTCCACTCCTTCTCGAACCTCCGTCTGGATGCGCGGCTTGAGCAGAGCAGCCTGGAGCCAGGGGCTACCCTGACCGTGCGGGCGACCCTGCGGGAGTACGGCATTCCCGTCGCCCGGCGCGCGCGCGTCACGGCGCACCTGGAGCGCCCGGACGGCTCTCTGGCCAGCCTGTCACTCGCGGAGGTCGAGCCTGGTCTCTTCGAGGTGAGCACGGTCGCCGCCGTGGCTGGGCTGTACCGGGTGCGGGTGGTGGCCTCGGGGTACACCCTGCGTGGCCTGCCCTTCACCCGCGAGCAGCTGCTCACTGGCGCGGTCTTCCAGGGTGGCGACCGGCCCGTCACGCCGGGGGACGGCGGGGACGGCCACGAGCGCCTGTGTGAGCTGATTGCCTGCCTGCTGGGAGAGCCAGGCCTGCGGGAGTTCCTGAAGAAGGCTGGCATGGACGCAAAAGCCATACTGCGCTGCGTCGAAGCCTATTGCCGGCCCACGCCGCCCCACGAGGGATCAGTCATCCGCTGA